TATCGCTGATGACGGCAGAATCAGTGGACTGTCTTAATCGGGTACTAACTAATTAGCGCTCTCGTCGCTTTTTAAAAGGGCGCGCAGTTCAATCAACTGTTTTTTTAGCCAGAGGAGGAGTTGCGCATAATCTTTTGTTTGAGGGATTTCTTCTTCGGTTATATTCATCGTAGCAAGTTTGCGTTTGGCACCCTTGACCGTCATCTTTTCCCGGTGGAGAAGGTGCTGAATCAGTTCCAGTTTTTTGAGCTGTTCTGATGATACGATGCGCCGACCCGCGGAGTTGCGTTTGAACTTTATTTCAAACTCCTTTTCCCAGTAGCGCAGCGTATGAGGCTGGATGCCCAATTTTTTGCAGACCTGTGTAACTGAATAAAATTTTTGAGGGCTCATTTAATAAAACTCCTTTTTTAAAGGCCGACTGAGTAAACGTTCAATACTTTCCAATGGTTGAGTTCCCTGATAAAGGATTCGGTAAACCTCTTCCGTGATTGGCATTTCAACCCGCATCTGATGGGCAAGTTCTCGTCCGGTAAGGGCGGTAACCGCGCCTTCGGCAACTCCGGTAAGTTCTGCCTGGGCGGTGCGGGCGTCTTTACCTTTTCCCACCAACAGCCCTAACTGGTGG
The nucleotide sequence above comes from candidate division WOR-3 bacterium. Encoded proteins:
- a CDS encoding MerR family transcriptional regulator; the encoded protein is MSPQKFYSVTQVCKKLGIQPHTLRYWEKEFEIKFKRNSAGRRIVSSEQLKKLELIQHLLHREKMTVKGAKRKLATMNITEEEIPQTKDYAQLLLWLKKQLIELRALLKSDESAN